From the Selenomonas timonae genome, one window contains:
- a CDS encoding cell division protein SepF: MSIFKKISTKFIGITPEDEAEENEQQEAEKEKKSAPVTEIGARTNRRVETGANLSAFPDFSAPSSTGGGTPIDNVVAAYRMNVVVIEPQTFDDAQQVAVNLQKKKPVVLNFEKTEKSVANRIIDFISGTTYALNGDIKKISNNVILCAPHNVNVSYSEEEHRLGDDMSFPNR, from the coding sequence GTGAGTATCTTTAAGAAAATATCCACGAAATTCATCGGCATTACGCCGGAGGATGAGGCGGAGGAAAACGAGCAGCAGGAAGCGGAGAAGGAGAAGAAGTCCGCGCCTGTGACCGAAATCGGCGCACGTACGAACCGACGTGTGGAGACGGGGGCAAACCTCTCTGCATTTCCGGACTTTTCTGCGCCTTCGAGCACGGGTGGCGGCACCCCGATCGACAATGTGGTCGCGGCATACCGCATGAATGTCGTTGTCATTGAGCCGCAGACCTTCGATGATGCACAGCAGGTCGCGGTCAATCTGCAAAAGAAGAAGCCCGTTGTGCTCAATTTTGAAAAGACGGAGAAGAGTGTGGCAAACCGCATTATCGACTTCATCAGCGGCACGACGTATGCGCTCAACGGCGACATCAAGAAGATCAGCAACAATGTTATCCTCTGCGCACCGCATAATGTCAATGTCAGCTACTCCGAGGAGGAGCATCGTCTCGGCGACGATATGTCGTTTCCAAACAGGTAG
- a CDS encoding YggS family pyridoxal phosphate-dependent enzyme encodes MNDDMMIGTRIQEVHAAIETARARRTSVPKDAPVELIAVTKNHPVEAMQAAIDAGIMNIGENRVQEALDKAQTLEREVKWHLIGHLQRNKVKHAVRQFDLIHSVDSVRLAQEIDKAAEKFGKVQNILVQVNLAREESKSGVYREELDDVLAEIEVLRAIRLQGFMCIAPNYDDVEECRPLFRAMYELFRQVKECEPRTADIRYLSMGMTHDYEIAVEEGANLVRVGTAIFGARQYALGV; translated from the coding sequence ATGAATGACGATATGATGATAGGCACACGGATTCAGGAGGTGCATGCGGCGATCGAAACCGCACGCGCACGGCGTACGTCCGTCCCGAAAGATGCGCCCGTGGAGCTGATTGCCGTGACGAAGAATCATCCCGTAGAGGCAATGCAGGCCGCGATCGACGCCGGTATCATGAACATCGGTGAGAATCGCGTGCAGGAGGCGCTGGACAAGGCACAGACCTTGGAGCGTGAGGTCAAATGGCATCTCATCGGACATTTGCAGCGGAATAAGGTGAAACATGCTGTACGGCAGTTCGATCTGATTCATTCGGTGGATTCCGTCCGCCTTGCGCAGGAGATCGACAAGGCGGCAGAGAAATTCGGCAAGGTGCAGAACATCCTCGTGCAGGTCAATTTGGCGCGTGAAGAGAGCAAATCCGGTGTATACCGTGAGGAACTAGATGATGTACTTGCGGAAATTGAGGTGCTGCGCGCCATTCGCTTGCAGGGATTTATGTGCATTGCGCCGAATTATGACGATGTGGAGGAGTGTCGCCCACTCTTTCGCGCGATGTACGAGCTGTTTCGGCAGGTGAAGGAGTGTGAGCCGCGCACGGCGGATATTCGCTACCTGTCGATGGGTATGACCCACGATTACGAAATCGCAGTGGAAGAGGGAGCAAATCTCGTGCGTGTTGGCACGGCGATATTTGGTGCACGTCAATATGCACTAGGAGTGTGA
- the pgeF gene encoding peptidoglycan editing factor PgeF: protein MSFVLRHIRDNIWSGRLDIFPEDRLVHGFSARQGGVSVAPFDALNMALHVGDDPAHVWENRRRYFAALGLDAERICTIRQVHGTEIVRAFRRDAGRGARDYADALADADAVITNDSGVALMLCYADCVPVLLYDPVHNAVGVVHAGWKGTVQRIAAQTVARMGEEFGTEPSDVIAGIGPSIGAGCYTVGAEVAERFRTAFPSYADEIIEERDGAIHLDLWSANRLQLVEAGVAAGNIDSADTCTSCDRAFFYSYRAAGGRTGRLAAVMELR from the coding sequence ATGAGTTTTGTACTGCGGCATATACGGGACAATATTTGGAGTGGGCGGCTCGATATTTTTCCCGAGGACAGGCTCGTACATGGCTTCTCAGCGCGGCAGGGCGGCGTGAGCGTAGCGCCGTTTGACGCGCTCAACATGGCGCTGCACGTCGGCGATGATCCCGCGCACGTTTGGGAGAACCGACGGCGGTACTTTGCGGCACTCGGTCTAGACGCCGAGCGCATTTGTACGATCCGTCAGGTGCACGGCACGGAGATTGTGCGCGCCTTTCGGCGGGATGCGGGGCGCGGCGCGCGGGACTATGCGGACGCGCTTGCGGATGCAGATGCCGTCATCACGAACGACAGCGGCGTTGCGCTCATGCTCTGCTATGCGGACTGCGTGCCCGTTCTCCTCTACGACCCCGTCCACAATGCAGTAGGCGTTGTCCATGCGGGCTGGAAGGGCACCGTGCAGCGGATTGCGGCACAGACCGTCGCACGCATGGGCGAGGAGTTCGGCACGGAGCCCTCTGATGTGATTGCGGGAATTGGTCCTTCCATTGGAGCGGGATGCTATACGGTCGGCGCGGAGGTTGCGGAGCGCTTTCGCACGGCATTCCCATCCTATGCGGATGAGATTATAGAGGAGAGGGATGGCGCAATCCATCTCGATCTCTGGTCGGCGAATCGTCTGCAGCTTGTAGAGGCGGGCGTTGCTGCGGGCAATATCGATAGTGCGGACACGTGCACCTCATGTGACCGCGCATTCTTCTATTCCTATCGTGCCGCAGGCGGCAGGACGGGGCGACTGGCGGCGGTGATGGAACTGAGATGA
- a CDS encoding TIGR03960 family B12-binding radical SAM protein, with protein MDHRLKSSLQERFARERGSYRYPAGGRTRFALVYPNTYFVGMSNLGIHIIYDLLNRRGDTACERVFLPDRTELPRYERTQTPMMSVETQTPLADFAVIGFAISFEMDYFHVVKMLALSHVRLRASERTARDPLIIAGGPCATFNPEPLAEIVDAFVIGEGEAVMPALMDAYHEGVRQGTDRAALLRRLARVPGVYVPALYRVDYDAAGRIAALSSEGEIPQTIARQWVEDLDAHPAHTVVVTEDTEFNLYLIETARGCGRHCRFCMAGYCFRRPRNRSLAVIEEEVRAALPYGKKIGLMGAAISDYPEIDELCRSILGEGLSMSVASFRADSVTKELVEALAASGLQTLTLAPEAGSARMRAVINKGIEEHHLFTAIDLGAAAHIPNFKLYIMVGLPFEEDADIAAIIDLAERLRRYMDERGSRGTLTLSVNPFVPKPFTPFQWMPMASKKRLDAVMKTLTQALRRTKKIVVNFESPKEALVQAILARGDRRLSLPLMRAAAGRGAKDLVPEMRDAGLSPDDYLTREWAEDEILPWEHLDMGFTKHYLRQEYERAESLKATLGCFDGCTRCGVCRANKERTNA; from the coding sequence TTGGATCATCGGCTGAAGAGCAGTTTGCAGGAGCGCTTTGCACGGGAGCGCGGCAGCTATCGCTATCCTGCGGGAGGACGCACGCGCTTTGCGCTCGTCTATCCGAACACCTACTTCGTCGGGATGTCGAACCTCGGGATTCACATTATCTATGATCTCCTCAATCGGCGCGGAGATACGGCGTGTGAGCGCGTATTCCTGCCCGACCGCACGGAACTCCCGCGCTATGAGCGCACGCAGACGCCGATGATGAGCGTGGAGACGCAGACGCCTCTTGCGGACTTCGCTGTCATCGGCTTTGCCATTTCGTTTGAAATGGACTATTTTCACGTTGTTAAAATGCTTGCGCTCAGCCATGTGCGTCTGCGCGCCTCCGAGCGTACGGCGCGTGATCCACTCATCATTGCGGGCGGGCCGTGTGCGACGTTCAACCCCGAGCCACTGGCGGAGATTGTGGACGCCTTTGTGATCGGAGAGGGGGAGGCAGTTATGCCTGCCCTGATGGATGCCTATCACGAGGGTGTTCGTCAGGGCACGGATCGCGCCGCACTCCTGCGTCGCCTTGCACGCGTCCCCGGGGTCTATGTGCCCGCGCTCTACCGCGTGGATTACGATGCGGCGGGACGGATTGCCGCGCTCTCGTCCGAGGGGGAGATTCCGCAGACAATTGCGCGGCAGTGGGTCGAGGATCTCGACGCGCATCCTGCGCATACGGTTGTGGTGACAGAGGATACGGAGTTCAACCTCTATCTCATTGAGACGGCGCGCGGCTGCGGACGGCACTGCCGCTTCTGCATGGCGGGCTACTGTTTCCGCCGCCCGCGCAACCGCTCCCTCGCCGTCATCGAGGAAGAGGTGCGTGCGGCGCTGCCCTACGGGAAGAAGATCGGGCTGATGGGGGCGGCGATCTCGGACTATCCCGAGATTGACGAACTCTGCCGATCCATCCTCGGCGAGGGGCTCTCCATGTCCGTCGCTTCCTTCCGTGCGGATTCGGTGACGAAGGAGCTCGTCGAGGCACTTGCCGCAAGCGGTCTGCAGACGCTGACGCTTGCGCCCGAGGCGGGGAGCGCGCGGATGCGCGCTGTCATCAACAAGGGCATTGAGGAACATCATCTCTTTACGGCGATTGATCTCGGTGCGGCGGCGCATATTCCGAACTTCAAGCTCTACATCATGGTGGGGCTGCCGTTCGAGGAGGATGCGGACATCGCGGCGATCATCGACCTTGCCGAGCGGCTGCGCCGCTATATGGACGAGAGGGGAAGCCGCGGGACACTCACGCTCAGCGTGAATCCGTTTGTGCCGAAGCCCTTCACGCCGTTCCAGTGGATGCCGATGGCATCCAAGAAGCGCCTCGACGCCGTGATGAAGACTCTCACACAGGCGCTGCGCCGCACGAAGAAGATTGTCGTCAATTTCGAGTCGCCGAAGGAGGCACTCGTACAGGCGATTCTCGCGCGCGGCGACCGCCGTCTCTCCCTGCCACTTATGCGCGCCGCAGCGGGCCGCGGGGCAAAGGATCTCGTGCCCGAGATGCGGGACGCGGGTCTCTCTCCCGACGACTATCTCACGCGCGAATGGGCGGAGGATGAGATACTCCCGTGGGAGCATCTCGATATGGGGTTTACGAAGCACTATCTGCGGCAGGAATACGAGCGGGCAGAGTCGCTCAAGGCGACGCTTGGCTGCTTTGACGGCTGCACGCGTTGCGGCGTCTGCAGAGCGAACAAAGAAAGGACGAACGCATGA
- the nrdR gene encoding transcriptional regulator NrdR: MKCPFCKKPDSRVIDSRAADDGATIRRRRECGECGRRFTTYEVVEKLPLMVVKRDNRREPFNRDKLLTGIIRSCDKRDISMEQITNFVAEIERDIRNRTEPEVPSEKIGEIVMERLKDFDEVAYIRFASVYRKFDDITNFIEELETLRARRGKE; encoded by the coding sequence ATGAAATGTCCTTTTTGCAAGAAGCCGGACAGTCGGGTAATCGACTCGAGAGCCGCTGACGACGGGGCGACAATTCGCCGCCGCCGCGAGTGCGGCGAGTGTGGACGGCGCTTTACTACCTATGAGGTGGTGGAGAAGCTGCCGCTCATGGTGGTGAAGCGCGACAATCGGCGCGAGCCGTTCAACCGCGATAAGCTCCTCACGGGAATCATCCGTTCCTGTGACAAACGCGATATATCGATGGAGCAGATCACGAACTTCGTCGCGGAGATCGAGCGCGACATTCGAAACCGCACGGAGCCGGAGGTGCCCTCGGAGAAGATCGGGGAGATCGTGATGGAGCGGCTGAAGGATTTTGACGAGGTCGCCTACATCCGATTTGCCTCCGTCTATCGGAAGTTCGACGACATCACGAATTTTATCGAGGAGCTCGAAACACTGCGCGCGCGACGCGGGAAGGAGTAA
- a CDS encoding helix-turn-helix domain-containing protein has translation MVGDILRREREKQGLTIADIEKGTSIRGLYIEHIERGNIAELPGLVYAKGFVRNYAKFLNLDAEPLVQQFAEENGSTSAPAPPLTEAPPRRISLSNVGDESLSQISIGSSSSSYAGIFGKLAVGIIVLVALVGGGAAVISAINSSAQETPQAPSVKTEQPATASAAAEADASDVARTAANADGVRVSVTLSERCWTEVSVDGKEVFEGIIESGKTESWQGRESVVVRAGNASALDVTFNGKKLGKFGENGEVVERRFTKTTKDLKDTLLPAPARAEKSSTSDKKDAKSTKDAVKTQ, from the coding sequence ATGGTAGGGGACATCTTGCGGCGCGAGCGCGAGAAGCAAGGGCTGACGATTGCCGATATCGAGAAGGGGACGAGTATTCGCGGGCTTTATATCGAGCACATCGAACGGGGCAACATCGCCGAGTTGCCGGGGCTGGTCTATGCAAAGGGCTTTGTGCGGAATTATGCAAAATTCCTAAATCTGGATGCGGAACCTCTCGTGCAGCAGTTTGCAGAGGAGAACGGGAGCACGAGTGCACCCGCGCCGCCGCTGACGGAGGCACCGCCGCGGCGCATTTCGCTGAGCAATGTGGGCGATGAATCCCTCTCGCAGATTTCGATCGGCAGCTCGAGTTCCTCCTATGCGGGGATCTTCGGCAAACTTGCCGTGGGTATCATTGTACTTGTCGCTCTCGTGGGCGGCGGTGCGGCTGTGATCTCTGCGATCAACTCGTCTGCGCAGGAGACGCCTCAAGCGCCGTCGGTGAAGACGGAGCAGCCGGCTACAGCATCTGCAGCAGCAGAGGCGGATGCGTCCGATGTGGCGCGTACAGCGGCGAATGCGGATGGGGTGCGCGTGAGCGTAACCCTTTCGGAGCGCTGCTGGACAGAGGTCAGCGTCGACGGCAAGGAAGTCTTTGAGGGGATCATCGAGAGCGGCAAGACCGAGAGCTGGCAGGGCAGGGAGAGCGTTGTTGTCCGCGCGGGCAATGCGAGCGCGCTCGACGTGACGTTCAACGGCAAGAAGCTCGGAAAATTTGGTGAGAACGGCGAAGTCGTGGAACGCCGCTTCACGAAGACGACGAAGGATCTGAAGGATACGCTGCTGCCCGCACCTGCACGTGCAGAAAAGAGCAGCACCTCGGACAAGAAGGATGCCAAGAGCACAAAGGATGCGGTGAAGACGCAGTGA
- a CDS encoding RrF2 family transcriptional regulator, translated as MKLSTKGRYSVTALYELALHYGEGVVPLKTIAQTQLISETYLEQLMVPLRRAGLVESVRGAQGGYTLALPPEEITIGRIITAVEGPIALVDCLLTDAEAGDQSCVRVGQCVTRQIWKEVRDSINAVLNNISLADLMERNQNRVGCNQ; from the coding sequence ATGAAACTTTCGACGAAGGGGCGCTACAGTGTGACTGCGCTCTATGAACTTGCCCTCCACTACGGGGAGGGGGTTGTTCCGCTCAAAACGATTGCGCAGACGCAGCTGATCTCGGAGACCTATCTCGAGCAGCTGATGGTGCCGCTGCGCCGTGCGGGTCTTGTGGAGAGCGTGCGCGGGGCGCAGGGCGGTTACACACTCGCGCTTCCGCCCGAGGAGATCACCATTGGGCGCATCATTACGGCGGTGGAGGGGCCGATTGCTCTCGTGGACTGTCTGCTGACGGATGCGGAGGCGGGTGATCAGAGCTGCGTGCGCGTGGGACAGTGTGTGACGCGCCAGATCTGGAAGGAGGTTCGCGACAGCATCAACGCTGTGCTGAACAATATTTCACTTGCAGATCTCATGGAGCGCAATCAAAACCGCGTGGGATGCAATCAGTGA
- a CDS encoding dCTP deaminase/dUTPase family protein (catalyzes the formation of dUMP from dUTP): MKTRGFEIISMYRAVGIHLPERKTGASTGYDFAAAEEVVIPPGDGALIPTGVKAYMQPDEVLLIYIRSSAALKKHLMLMNSVGVIDADYYGNAENEGHIYIPLYNYGKEPVRIAAGERIAQGIFTHYLTVDGDTAGSGAVRAGGFGSTGS; encoded by the coding sequence ATGAAGACACGCGGTTTTGAAATCATCTCGATGTATCGGGCGGTAGGCATCCATCTGCCGGAGCGCAAGACGGGGGCGAGTACGGGCTATGACTTCGCTGCGGCGGAGGAGGTCGTGATCCCGCCGGGGGATGGGGCTCTTATCCCGACGGGCGTCAAGGCGTATATGCAGCCCGACGAGGTGCTGCTCATCTACATTCGCTCGAGTGCGGCGCTCAAGAAGCATCTCATGCTGATGAACAGCGTTGGTGTGATTGATGCGGACTACTACGGGAATGCGGAGAACGAGGGACATATCTACATCCCTCTCTACAACTACGGGAAAGAACCTGTCCGCATTGCGGCGGGGGAGCGCATCGCGCAGGGGATCTTCACGCATTATCTCACGGTGGATGGCGATACGGCGGGCAGCGGAGCTGTGCGCGCAGGGGGATTCGGATCGACGGGTTCCTGA
- the hfq gene encoding RNA chaperone Hfq, with product MTAKIINLQDNFLNQVRKDGMLVTIHLVNGFQIKGTVRGFDNFVVMVDTMGKQQMIYKHAISTITPAQPVKTMTEES from the coding sequence GTGACGGCAAAAATCATCAATCTGCAGGACAATTTTCTCAATCAGGTGCGCAAGGACGGGATGCTCGTGACGATCCATCTTGTGAACGGCTTTCAGATCAAGGGAACGGTGCGCGGCTTTGACAATTTCGTCGTCATGGTGGACACGATGGGAAAGCAGCAGATGATCTACAAGCATGCGATCTCGACCATCACACCCGCACAGCCTGTCAAGACCATGACGGAGGAGTCCTGA
- the miaA gene encoding tRNA (adenosine(37)-N6)-dimethylallyltransferase MiaA, with protein MTVHAKSPLLVLVGPTAVGKTALSLQLAEALGTDIISGDSMCIYRGFDIGSAKPTAEEQARVRHHLVDILDADEPFSVTEFVTCVAALVREHEEQGRLPYIVGGTGLYIKALIEGYDFNETQEHSCFRRAMERIAQRRGNERVHGFLTHRDPTAAARLHANNLRRVIRALETLRYGAEHISQESAMDAGDAPYDAFVIGLTRARAHLYERINMRVEAMFAAGLADEVTALLACGISRAAPAMKGIGYKETAAYLAGEMSFAETLAAIQTATRRFAKRQMTWYRRMPYIHWYDADTQTETELLHAILADVCAWQCNRERSAQA; from the coding sequence TTGACCGTGCATGCAAAAAGCCCGCTGCTCGTCCTCGTCGGACCAACGGCGGTCGGAAAGACGGCGCTTTCGCTGCAGCTTGCGGAGGCGCTCGGGACGGATATCATCTCGGGCGACTCTATGTGCATCTACCGCGGCTTCGATATCGGCAGCGCAAAGCCGACAGCCGAGGAGCAGGCGCGTGTGCGGCATCATCTCGTAGATATCTTGGACGCAGACGAGCCGTTTTCCGTGACGGAGTTTGTCACATGCGTCGCTGCGCTCGTACGGGAGCACGAGGAGCAGGGGCGGCTACCGTACATCGTTGGCGGGACGGGGCTCTACATCAAGGCTCTCATTGAGGGCTATGACTTCAACGAGACACAGGAGCACAGCTGCTTCCGCCGCGCGATGGAGAGGATTGCACAGCGACGCGGAAATGAACGTGTGCATGGCTTCCTTACACATCGCGATCCCACAGCAGCGGCACGTCTGCACGCGAACAATCTCAGGCGCGTCATCCGTGCACTTGAGACACTGCGCTACGGTGCAGAGCATATCTCACAGGAGAGCGCGATGGATGCGGGGGATGCGCCCTACGATGCGTTTGTCATCGGACTCACGCGGGCACGTGCGCATCTCTACGAGCGGATCAATATGCGCGTGGAGGCGATGTTTGCGGCGGGGCTTGCGGACGAGGTGACTGCTCTCCTTGCGTGCGGGATTTCACGCGCTGCCCCGGCGATGAAGGGCATCGGCTACAAGGAGACGGCGGCGTATCTCGCGGGTGAGATGAGCTTTGCAGAAACACTCGCTGCCATCCAGACGGCGACGCGCCGTTTTGCAAAGCGTCAGATGACATGGTATCGGCGCATGCCCTACATCCACTGGTATGATGCGGATACACAGACAGAGACCGAACTCCTGCACGCGATCCTTGCGGATGTGTGTGCATGGCAGTGCAATAGAGAAAGGAGCGCTCAGGCGTGA
- a CDS encoding metal-dependent hydrolase: MVKFSYYGHAAFLLDDGTNRVLVDPFLTGNPTASIAANEAACDFILLTHAHGDHLGDAPSIAARTGAAIVAIPEVISVCEGQACAEIKSHPMNIGGSLDLPFGKVRMTFAQHSAGVAGGIACGFVIYIGGKVVYYSGDTALFSDMQLIGRKDAIDYAVLPIGDNYTMGLEDAAMAAQWLNASHVIPIHYDTWPIIAQEVNHYKEVTEAMTRARVNIVAPGETIEL, encoded by the coding sequence ATGGTAAAATTCAGCTACTACGGTCATGCGGCTTTTTTGCTCGATGACGGGACGAACAGGGTTCTTGTGGATCCATTCCTGACGGGAAATCCGACGGCAAGCATCGCGGCGAATGAGGCCGCCTGTGACTTTATCCTGCTCACACACGCGCATGGGGATCATCTCGGCGATGCACCATCGATTGCGGCACGCACGGGGGCGGCGATTGTCGCCATCCCCGAGGTCATCTCCGTCTGTGAGGGGCAGGCGTGCGCAGAGATCAAGTCGCATCCGATGAACATCGGCGGCTCGCTTGACCTGCCGTTCGGAAAGGTACGCATGACGTTCGCCCAGCACAGCGCGGGCGTTGCGGGCGGGATTGCCTGCGGCTTTGTGATCTACATCGGCGGCAAGGTTGTCTACTACTCGGGTGATACCGCTCTCTTCAGCGATATGCAGTTGATCGGACGCAAGGATGCGATCGACTATGCCGTGCTCCCCATCGGCGACAACTATACGATGGGTCTTGAGGATGCGGCGATGGCGGCACAGTGGCTGAACGCGAGCCATGTCATCCCCATTCACTACGATACATGGCCGATCATCGCGCAGGAAGTGAACCACTACAAGGAGGTCACGGAGGCGATGACGCGTGCGCGGGTGAATATTGTTGCGCCCGGCGAAACCATCGAACTTTGA